AGTGGATGCGGTCGAgcgagggagggggggggggttctctTGAGAAGTGGCGTTGGTCGAGTAAATATAAGTGGCTAAAATGCGATGAGTAAAAATTATACTCCTCTAAGGATTTTGAGGGATCGACTAGGTGAGACATAACCCCTTAAAAACAAATAGAACAAGGATCGGGTAGAGATGCTTTTATTAGAGAAAAATACtgaatactccctctgtttttattggATTAGAAGAAAAGAGAAACAGAACAGGATGTGGATCAGTGGATGTGGTGGAAGAAGGTTCAGCCAGCGGGTcaaaggggagtggaagcagccGAGGGCGAGCCGAGTATAAAAGCGGCGGCGAGAAAGGAAAGCCATATAATTCCCACCCAAAGGAAAGCAAAATATTCCCATCCCACCggcaccacctcctcctccccaaGTCAAGCCCCATCGTCTCTTCAGTGTTCACTGGTCAGTTTTCTCATCCTCCTCTCGATCGCACAGCTGCCGACCACAACGATTCCTCTTGTTGGGTCTGAGGAGTCCTTAGTCGATTCACCGGCCGCCTCTGCTTCCCGTCCCCAAGGAAGGAAGGATCGCGTTGCGGTTCGGGATGGGATAGGTCTCGTCGCCGGTTTAATTTTTGTTTGCATGTTTTGTTCTTGGACATACCGCTAGGCTGCTTAATTAGTCGTTCCATAATTCGGAGTTGGGGCGGGGATTTTTAACTGCTCCAAATAGGATAACATCATTTTTCCCTTTTCCTCCTCTGAACACAGATATTTTTTAAACCCTTTTCGGCCCGGTTTTACTCATAAACAGGGCCAttacattttattttatttatatgaAACGCTTGCCCTTTCAAGGTTCTACAAAGTGAGATTTTAGTGTATGCAACAGATCTGAAGTCGCAATTGTAATGTTCACGCATATGGGGGAGCCATGTTTCAATGCAGTTAGTTACTTTGCACAGACAGTAATTTTTAACTTGACTAGAAGTAGAATCTCATAGCAGCACTAGCACATCCATGTTTTTTCTTGAAGCACATCCGTGGTTATTAGTTCATGAACATGCTACTACAACAAACTTCTCTGGGATTGTGTTTCAAATGTTGCATTCTCAGTTTGGCAACCGATGGCCAATGGTTGAACAGCAAGGTTCAGTTTAAGTTATTTTATTCTGTGATGGCCTTCAAATTTAGTTCCCTGTCCTTTTTTTTTCTCTTGTTGCAAAATTTCATTTGGACCTGTCAATCAGTGAAGAGGCATTTTGCTTGATTAATAACTTGGCATTGATCAAAGTTATGTAGCTGAAGAGCTCATACATCTTGAGATTAAGTGTACCTCTCCATTCTTAGGTTATCTTGGAAGGACGGAGAAACCATACAGACTAGACTACCATGTCAGGAGGATCGGATGTATCTTCACCATCATCGGGACGAATTAGCACGAGTTCTTTGTCAGACTTGAAGGACTTGGAGCTTTCTTCAGAGTCTGGCTGCTTGTCCATTGTTGTACTAGGTGCTTCTGGGGACCTTGCTAAAAAGAAAACTTTTCCAGCACTCTTCAACCTTTTTCAACAGGTAATCTATCATAACTTTGCAATAGTTGCCGTTCAAAGGGGATAAACTAGTGCACAAGGTAATCTATCTTGAGTTAGTTAACTCGCACCCAAATGTAAACCGTACATGACTGTATTAAAGAAATAATTGAACATCATTGTATAATGTGCTTCATGTCATGTACATAATGTCTTCTCAGCTTGGCACATATTGGCTGAATATTGCTCTCTGATAAGACAGGGATTTATACAATCTGGAGAAGTCCATATATTTGGGTATGCAAGATCAGATATATCTGATGAAGGGTTAAGAGAACGCATTCGTGGGTAAGGTCCACATTTCTGGAGTTAATATAATAATTTTGTGTACAAATAAATTGGTGTGCTTTGTATGAGGATGGTGTTTCCTCCATTTTTATATATGATGAAAATGCTGGTTCCAAAAAAAAAATGCGTCTTAATGTCATCCTTGTATTGTTACAGATATCTCAAAGGAGCTTCAGATGAACATCTTTCACAATTTTTGCAATTAGTGAGTTGCTGATATTATGCATAGCTCGTGTGGTATTTCACTTATATAACCATGAAGAGTTTTCCTTGCAGATTAAGTATGTTAGTGGTTCATATGATAATGGGGCAGGATTTGAATTGCTAAACAAGACAATCTCTGAGAATGAAACATCAGAGAACAACCAACCAGGAAACTCCCGAAGACTATTTTATTTGGCATTACCTCCTTCAGTGTACCCCTCAGTATGCAAAATGATAAGATCATATTGCATGACTCCATGTGAGTTACTTTTAAATGAAAAAAAGCTGACCCCTTAAAAGTACTGAAAATATATGTATATGATTTATTTGGATGTGTTAATTAAGTATTTTAGATCCATGCTCTTTACTTGTGGTAACCACTGTGCTCTACTTTCAGCCTCTCATACTGGTTGGACAAGGGTTATTGTTGAAAAGCCCTTCGGAAAGGATTTAGACTCTGCTGAGGAATTGAGTGCCCAACTTGGAGAGCTTTTCGATGAAGAACAACTATATAGAATTGACCACTATTTAGGAAAGGAGTTGGTCCAAAACTTGGTAATTTGTGTGTTATTGGTTAGCTGTGTATATTTTTCTGCTTTTGTAAATGTTTTCCATGCTATCAACTTGTCATATATTTGCAGCTCGTGCTTCGCTTTGCAAACCGCTTTTTTCTGCCCCTCTGGAATCGTGATAACATTGATAACGTACAGGTAATATGCAATCTTAGGTTGTTAGGACACTTCCATTTGCCGTGCTTCTTTGTATATTTTGTTTATATCTGTATAATATCATACATCTTCCTTTGCTGTTTGTCTAAAACTAAATAAGTTCTTGTTCGAATAGTTGGAGCATTTCATTTTGATAATGGTCACAACAGTATGTGCTTGCATGTAATAAACCTATCTTGCAGATTGTATTCCGGGAGGACTTCGGAACTGATGGACGTGGAGGATATTTTGATCAATATGGGTATGTTGTAAATTTAACTTTTCCAAGGAAGTTCTTATGCTGAGTGCATTTTATTTCAAGCACATATACTTTAAGCTGAAACTATGATGCAAAGTATCTCTTCTATATATTGTAAATTTTAATGGTGCACATGTCACAATAAATATATTTTTCATGTACAGCTCTGCATTTCATAAGCTCGAGTTGCGCATTTCTTTCTTTAAACAGAAGGCTCACATGAGTTtggctttaaattaataaaggcCCACACAGCCAACGGCACATTTCTTTTACAGAACACCAATATTTTCGGAACTCAAAGTCCATTCAGGTGCATTAGTCTGGCATATTTGTTAACAGATGCAAGACAAAACCTTGCTGGATCTAGTGTTTATATTATGTATTGGTATTCCTGTTGTAGCAAATTGAATATCTGACCTCAAATTTGTTGCTACAGTATCATTCGGGATATCATTCAGAACCATTTGCTGCAGGTAAATTGTCCTCATATGAATCTATAGTAGCAATTATTTACTGTGGGAATGTCTCTCACAGTCATTCAGAATGATTAGCACTCTATGGCATCACAGTTTTCATATTAATTTTTTTTAGCAGGGGGAGTAGCTACCTGTCATGCGTTAGAATTCCTCGAAAGAGAATACTGTTTTTTTTTTCAGGAATTTAGAGCTCTGCTTAGTGACTATCAATCTCATTTGCAGGTCTTTTGTTTGGTAGCCATGGAAAAGCCTGTCTCTCTTAGTCCTGAGCACATAAGAGATGAGAAAGTCAAGGTTCTTGCATCTCCTTAAATCATACTACTATACTCCATATTATATCCTGCTTAATAGAAAATCTACCTTTGGACTTTTGGTGTGATACCTAAGTATGAACTCCTTGTTTTTATTTCTTAGAAGTAAATTCATCTTACACTGTCAGGTTCTGCAATCAGTGAGCTGTATAAACCATGACGAGGTAGTCCTTGGGCAATATGATGGCTACAAGGATGATCCGACAGTGCCAAATGAATCCAACACGCCTACTTTTGCGTCCGTTGTACTGAGGGTACACAATGAGAGATGGGATGGTATATTTTACTTCTTCCATGATTGGTTATTTATTTTAAAGCTCAAAAATCACATCATCAAGTATATTTCTTAACCCAGTATCCACATTTTTTTCCATCTGAACTGTCTGTCTTTTTGCGACAAAAGAGTCTTACGACATTATTAGTCCTGCATCACATTCCTGACATATTTGCGATGCGGTTTCTTGTTAGGATTGGAAGATTTCGTCTAATACACCTTTCAGTTTTGTAGTGAAAAAATGAAACTGCATTATAAACTACTTGGGAATTTTCAGATCCCTGTATTTATCTTTCAGTACTGACATTTGAATAATTGTGCTGTAGGAGTTCCTTTCGTCCTTAAGGCTGGTAAAGCACTAAGCTCTAAGAAAGCAGAGATACGTGTGCAGTTCAAGGATGCTCCGGGCGATATTTTTAGATGTATGTACTGATGCTTTTCTCCTTCCAAATGTGCCATCATCAAGCTTGGTCTTGCAAAAGCCATGCATACTAAAGAGAATACTCCAACTCCCCACTATAAATCTGTGCGATGTAGAACATGCCCAATGTGTTGATATGAAGAGTACTTGCTTAAAACGTGTAATGACGTGATACCCGTAAAGTGAGCACAGAACCTAGCGAAGTTACCACAATATATAAACATGGGATGAGTTGCTACATAGTAGGCCACTAAATTCAAGTAAGTCGAGTACTTTCAGTATGACCTTACTGATTTGTATAATCATTGTTTCTTTGACATGGGTTAACCCTGCTTATGCCTGTTTAGTACTGACAAGAATTGATCATCTTCTCATGAGTAAAAGAGCTCAAGAAATGCTTCATAatgttgaattttgtttctttaGAACTGTTAGGGATAATCTGTCATTTTAACTTTATCATTTGCGCAAATGATAAAGTTAAACCCCTTGGTAATATTAAGCCTCAACTAAAATGGTGCCAAATCATCTCCGCTACTGTTGATTGTTATGAACCTGTTTGTCTCAAAATATTATCTTATTCTTGTTAGCACCGAAGTTGAATTTTTCCTCTATTGAATCAAAATAGCTCTGTGTTTGTTGCTATTTACCTTTGTACAGGCAAGAAACAAGGAAGAAATGAATTTGTCATACGCCTGCAGCCATCGGAAGCCATGTATATGAAATTAACTGTATGTACAACTACTTGTCTAAAATTCAGAACTAGATACAGTAGCTATCGACTGATATTTGTCGCCACAAACTTGATGACTTTGGGCAGGTAAAGAAACCAGGGCTCGAAATGGCAACAGAACAGAGCGAACTGGATTTA
The sequence above is a segment of the Aegilops tauschii subsp. strangulata cultivar AL8/78 chromosome 6, Aet v6.0, whole genome shotgun sequence genome. Coding sequences within it:
- the LOC109752767 gene encoding glucose-6-phosphate 1-dehydrogenase, cytoplasmic isoform; translation: MSGGSDVSSPSSGRISTSSLSDLKDLELSSESGCLSIVVLGASGDLAKKKTFPALFNLFQQGFIQSGEVHIFGYARSDISDEGLRERIRGYLKGASDEHLSQFLQLIKYVSGSYDNGAGFELLNKTISENETSENNQPGNSRRLFYLALPPSVYPSVCKMIRSYCMTPSSHTGWTRVIVEKPFGKDLDSAEELSAQLGELFDEEQLYRIDHYLGKELVQNLLVLRFANRFFLPLWNRDNIDNVQIVFREDFGTDGRGGYFDQYGIIRDIIQNHLLQVFCLVAMEKPVSLSPEHIRDEKVKVLQSVSCINHDEVVLGQYDGYKDDPTVPNESNTPTFASVVLRVHNERWDGVPFVLKAGKALSSKKAEIRVQFKDAPGDIFRCKKQGRNEFVIRLQPSEAMYMKLTVKKPGLEMATEQSELDLSYGLRYQDVKIPEAYERLILDTIRGDQQHFVRRDELKAAWEIFTPLLHDIDAGRLKALPYQPGTRGPLEADELSKRMGYVPTLGYVWAPPTLAKF